A window of the Vigna angularis cultivar LongXiaoDou No.4 chromosome 3, ASM1680809v1, whole genome shotgun sequence genome harbors these coding sequences:
- the LOC108324883 gene encoding protein SLOW WALKER 1 gives MEEGKVERRFRVKPKLKSKARNPKQTPESKYWSSFKTRQIPDLISVPSLTFSPTPPHSFAAAHSATLTLFSSQTLSPTATISSFSDAVSCASFRSDALLLAASDLSGLVQVFDAKSRTPLRRLRSHTRPVRFVHFPILDKLHLISAGDDALVKFWDVAEEASVAEFVGHKDYVRCGDSSPVNSDVFITGSYDHVVKLWDVRVRDSKSSVQINHGAPVEDAVFLPSGGMVATAGGNSVKLWDLIGGGRLLFSMESHNKTVTSLCVGRIGNDFGEESNQFRIMSVGLDGYLKVFDYGSFKVTHSMRFPAPLLSVGYSPDCSTRVIGTSNGVIYASKRKVKESEKEKEIESSSFWRVAPVERTEKSVLRPSHFRYFQRGQGEKPSAGDYLVMKPKKVKLAEHDKLLNKFEHAEALVSVLESKNPENVLAVMEELVARKKLLKCVSNLGVEKLELLMVFLHKYCTLPRYSSLLMGLTKKVLEMRADDIRASQALKSHVRNLKRSVEEEIRVQQSLQEIQGIISPLLKIAGR, from the coding sequence ATGGAGGAAGGAAAAGTTGAGAGGAGGTTCCGAGTGAAGCCGAAGCTGAAATCGAAAGCGAGAAATCCAAAGCAAACACCTGAATCCAAGTACTGGTCTTCCTTCAAGACACGCCAAATCCCTGACCTCATCTCCGTCCCTTCCCTCACCTTCTCTCCCACACCTCCTCACTCCTTCGCCGCCGCCCACTCCGCCACCCTCACTCTCTTCAGCTCCCAAACCCTCTCCCCCACCGCTACCATCTCCTCCTTCTCCGACGCCGTCTCCTGCGCCTCCTTCCGCTCCGATGCCCTTCTCCTCGCCGCCTCCGACCTCTCTGGCCTCGTCCAGGTCTTTGATGCCAAGTCCCGCACCCCCCTCCGCCGCCTCCGCTCCCACACCCGTCCCGTCCGCTTCGTGCACTTTCCCATCCTCGACAAGCTCCACCTCATCTCCGCCGGGGACGACGCCCTTGTCAAGTTCTGGGACGTTGCCGAGGAGGCTTCCGTCGCAGAATTCGTCGGCCACAAGGACTATGTCCGGTGCGGAGACTCCTCCCCTGTTAACTCCGATGTCTTCATTACCGGTTCCTATGACCACGTTGTCAAGCTCTGGGATGTTAGGGTTAGGGATTCGAAGTCGTCGGTGCAGATCAACCACGGAGCGCCCGTGGAAGATGCTGTTTTTTTGCCGTCCGGAGGGATGGTTGCGACGGCGGGTGGGAATTCCGTTAAGCTGTGGGACTTGATAGGCGGCGGGAGGCTTTTGTTCTCCATGGAGAGTCACAACAAGACAGTTACTTCGTTATGTGTTGGTAGAATTGGGAATGATTTTGGAGAGGAATCGAATCAGTTTAGGATTATGAGTGTGGGGTTGGATGGCTACTTGAAGGTGTTTGATTATGGATCGTTCAAGGTTACACATTCTATGAGGTTTCCTGCGCCTCTTTTGTCTGTTGGTTACTCGCCGGATTGTTCAACGCGAGTGATTGGGACCTCCAATGGGGTGATCTATGCTAGCAAAAGGAAAGTGAAGGAGAgtgaaaaggagaaggagaTTGAGTCCAGTTCGTTTTGGAGAGTTGCGCCAGTGGAGCGTACCGAGAAGAGTGTGTTGAGGCCTTCACATTTTAGGTATTTCCAGAGAGGGCAGGGAGAGAAACCGTCTGCAGGGGATTACTTGGTTATGAAGCCCAAGAAGGTGAAGTTGGCTGAGCATGACAAATTGTTGAATAAGTTTGAGCACGCGGAGGCTCTGGTGTCTGTGTTGGAAAGTAAGAACCCCGAGAATGTGTTGGCTGTGATGGAGGAATTGGTGGCTAGAAAGAAGTTGCTCAAGTGTGTCTCCAACTTGGGTGTGGAGAAGCTGGAACTCCTCATGGTGTTCTTGCATAAGTATTGTACCCTGCCTAGATATTCCAGTTTGCTTATGGGGTTGACTAAGAAAGTTCTTGAAATGAGGGCGGATGACATTAGAGCTTCTCAAGCCCTCAAGAGCCATGTGAGAAATCTTAAGAGGTCTGTTGAGGAGGAGATTCGGGTGCAACAGTCATTGCAAGAGATACAGGGTATAATTTCTCCTTTGTTGAAGATTGCTGGAAGATGA